The genomic DNA TAGGCTCTTCTTCTTTTTTACCTTGATTTTGAGTCCCTTCAGCCTTTTTTCCTTGGTTAGGGGTTCCCTCCGATTTTTTACCCTGATTAGATGAACCTTCTGCTTGTTGAGCTATTTGCAATTGTTGTTGAGCTTTACTTTTCTTAACCAACAATAGAGATGCAGGGAAAGCTGAATTTTTAAATTCAAAATCAACATCTTGGGATTTATCTCCCATTAAAGGGGCTTTTAGTTGGAGTGTTGTAATTTTTTCATGATATTGATTTTCAGAGTATTTGTTAACATTATTTGGTTTTTTAGCTAACTCAATTTTTATCATTGAGTTAGCCTTTGTGATTTTACTTTTATCTAGTTTTAGGAGATAAAAAGCTCCTTTTTGATAATCATCATTATTTTTTAGTTCAAGATTTTTTAATTGTTGTCCTCTTGTATTTATTTGAGAAATGTCGAAAACTTGAGGACCTAAATTAGATTTTTTCTGTTGAGATTGTGGGATTGATGAAGATGATGAAGAAGTTGAGGAGGATGAAGAGGAACCACTACTTACTCGAGAAACTTGCAAAGTTTGTTGTTGTGGATTTTGATCCTCCTTATTTAATGGGAAAATCTTATAGATTTTGCAATTTGGGTCATATTCCATTGTTACGTCTTTTATTCCAGTTCCACTATCTGCTCTTGAATATTCAAAATATCTGCATCAATACTTTTTTTCCCCAAAAATTTGTTTACTTTTTAAGTTTTCTTCCCTTTTTTTCTTGATTTCTTCCAATTTACTCTTAACTTGACTTCCCTGCTCCTGTACTTGAGACTCCTGTTGTTGCTGCTGTTGTTCTTGTTGCTTGGCCTGTTGAAGTTGCTTAGCAACTTCTTCAGCCTTAGTAATGATATCTTCCGGAATGTGTGGTATTCCAGTATCGAATAAATCTTCAACTGCCTGAACTAGAAAGAATTCTCCATCAAAAGTCATGATGGAGGTATAGTAAGTATTTAAAAGATGAGTTCCTATACCAGCTCCACTAGGAGCTAGTAAGAGAGAGGCAGCTAATTTAGCTCCCCTTCAGAGAGCCAATTTAGTTGGTTATCTCTTTAAACTAGAGAGTTCTTTATAGAAGAATATTATTTTCTTCTAAGAACTTGGTAGTTAATCTAACTATTTCTTCTTCTGTAGAAAGTTCTAGAGCTTTTTCAGCCAACTTTTGAATTTCACTGAAGTGAACATTATTAAGAACTCTCTTAATAATTGGGATTGAAGGAGCTGACATTGAAAGAGTTTCAATTCCCAAACCTACTAGAAGAATAGCTGAATGAGCTGAACTAGCCATTTCACCACACACACTCACATCTATTCCAGCTTCCTTAGCTGACTTAGCAACCATACCAATTAATTTCAGAATAGCTGGGGAATTAGGTTGGTAAAGGAAATTAATATTTTCGGACATTCTGTCCACAGCATTTGTGTATTGGATTAAGTCATTCGAGCCAATAGAAAAGAAGTCAGCTACTTTAGCTAACTTATCTGAAATAAGTGCAGCTGAAGGAACTTCAATCATTAATCCTACAGGAATATCTGAAGGAATAGGATATCCTTCAGATTCAAGTTGAATTTTTACCTGTTCAACTAGATATTTAGCTTCCATAAATTCTTCAAATGTAGTTATCATTGGGAACATAATTTTTATTTTTCCTTCACAACTAGCTCTAAGGATAGCTCTTAATTGAGTTATGAAAGAATCTTTTTCTTTCAAACTCATTCTTATAGCTCTATAACCAAGGAATGGGTTAGCTTCCTTAGGGAATGTGTAGTAATTTAATGTTTTATCTCCCCCTATATCTAGTGTTCTTATAGTTAAGGTTTCATTTTCACTTAACTCAGTAAGAGTAGTCTTATAAGCTTCATACTGAGTTTCTTCTGAAGGTCATTCAGGACTCTTCATATAAAGAAACTCGGTTCTAAATAAACCTACTCCTCTTCCTCCGAACTCTCTAACTTTTTTCATATCAGAAGGTTGACCAATATTTCCTAATATTTTTATTTCCTTTCCATCAAGTGTTTGGCACTTCTTAGTCTTATATTCTTCCCATATTTTCTTAGTTTCTTCAAATTTCTTCTCTCTTTCTCGGAATTCCTTTAGAAGTGGATCTTCTTCTGAAGAGAAGCCATGATACACAAATCCTGTTTGTGTATCTAGAGCTATTATTTCTCCATTTTCTACTTGAGAAGTAATATTTTGGGCTGAAACTATAGCTGGGAATCCCATAGTTTTAGCCATAATAGCTGAGTGACTTGTTACTCCTCCAACTTCAGTAACAAACCCCTTAATAAATTTCTTATTTAGTAGTGATGTTTCGCTAGGAGTCAAGTCATTAGCAAGTACTATACATTCACTATCTATTTCACTTAAATTACTTCGTTCTACATTCAAGACTATTGTTAATAGTCTTTCTTTCAAGTCTCTCATGTCTGCAGCTCTTTCTCGGAAGTATCTATCTTCCATATTTTCAAAAATATTTACATATTTGTCATAAGCTGTTTTAATTGCTCACGCAAGTGAGCAATTCTCTTCATAAAGAATATTCTTTATTTCTTCTCTTATTTCTTCATCTTTCATTAATTCTTTGTGAGCTCTAAAAATATCTGCTTTTTCCTCGGAGATATTTTTAGAAGCTAATTCAATTAAATTGTCAATTTGCTTAATAGCTTTTTCTTCCACACTTTGGAAGTAGTAGTATTCATTTTCAGGACTAGTATCAGATTCTTTCTTGAATACTAACTCTTCTTTCTTGAATATGTAAGCCTTACCTACAACTACCCCTTCCCCAATTCCTAATCCTTTGATAAATTTAGACATCTATATTAATTTAAATAAATTAACTTTTATTTTCTTCTAATATTTCTTTTTCTGGGGAAGGGAAATATTTTTCCATTCACTGAGAAATATTAGAAGAAATGATATTGCTTATATCTTTTACTTCTACTTCTTTTCCATATTGTTTTTTAATTCTTCCAATTAAAAAAGAAGTAAGTCTGTCTGGTCTATCGGCCAATTTGTGTAATTCTTGATTTTGTTCTGAAAGAACAGACTCACAGAAACCAATAATTTCTTGTTTCTCTATTTTTGGAGAATCCAAATAGTAAGTTACAACTGACTTAATATTTGGATTATTTCCTATTAATTTTTTGCAACTTTCTCTGATCTTTAAGTTATTGAATTTAAAGTCTCTCCCAAATTCTTTTAATTTAAGGGCTTTAAGTAATTGATTTAGAAAATCTATTAAATTCTTTACTTTTGAGATTTTTCCTCCAACGGAGTTAAAAATCTTTAAAGCAAAGAAAGCATTAGATCACTCACCTAATACTTCCCTTACTTGAAGGCAACTTCTAAAGAATTCATAATTATCAATTATTTCTTCTTGTTCTCTAGAAGCTAATGAGCTTTCCTGTATGGATTCAAATAGTGAAACAAGTTTGTGAGACTCACAATCTTTAGTTATTTTCTTTATCTCTTTATCACTTAACTTAATTGTTGGAATACAACTTTCAGGAACAAGTAGATAATCTTCACTACTTGTTTTCTTTCTCATAACAATTAGTTCAGCTTTTTTGTCATCTCACTTAAATGTTTTGTCTTCAAATAAATCTCTATCTTTATTTTTTATTTGCTCCAAGAAATATTCTTGGACTGCAGGAATAGCGTCGGCTATCGCTCTAAGAGAAGCTAAATTTTTCACTTCTGCTCTTCCAGTTAATGGTTTATTTTTATCTCCCTCAAGTGAAATATTTAAGTCAACTCTGAAATTACCATGTTCCATTTCAGCTTTAGAGATATTTAAGTAGAAAAGAAGGAATCTTATTCACTTAATACACTCTAGAACTTCCTCGGAAGTTCTAAGTTCCGGTTCAGTTGCAATTTCAACTAGTGGATTACCTAATCTTTCTGGAAGAAGAATGTGCACATTTTCTTCTTCTCCTTCTCCATGTGCTGCAGTATCTTCCTCTAGGGATACTGCAGAAATTCCTATTTTCTTAATTGATTTAGGTAAAAAAACATATCCCTTTTTAGCGAAGGGATTTTGTTTTTGAGTTATTTGATATCCCTTAGGAAGATCGAAGTAGAAATATGATTTTCTGACAAATTCAATTTCTGAAGGAATTTCTACATTCAAAGCTTTTGAAAGCTTTAGAACTAATCTAATTGCCTCAGTATTTATTTGAGGTAATGTTCCTAAAAGTCCGAGAGAAGTAAATGAAGAAGAAGTTACTGGAATATTTACAAAAGCTTTCCTTTCAGTAAGAAGAGTTGCATGAATTTCTAATCCCATCTTTAACCTAAAGCTAACTTTGGGAGTAGCTTTAGGTTTCTTAACAGTATTAGAAGAGGTAGTGGAAGAAGTTACAGCAGGAATATCTTTACTACTAGAAGAAGTCTTAGTAGACTTAGTAGTTCTTTTACTTTTAGAAGTTAAAGACACTTAACTTCTAAATAATTCCACTTTTTTCTAGAAAAGATACTACAGAGAGAAGATATTTATCTTCTCTGTAATTAGAAATTAAGTGAAGCCCCATAAATACCTTAGAAGAATCTAACTTTGATTTATAGTGAAGTCAAGGTATAGAAATAGCTGGAAGCCCGCAGAAGTTAGCTAATAGAACTAGTGACTGAAAACTATCTTTGAAATAAATAGGAGAATAAGTTTTTGAAAGAGGAGCTATATCTTCTGTTGTGGGAGAAATAATTATTTCTCCCCTAGAAAGTAATTCAGAAAGTCTCTTCTTATAAAGAGAAATTATTTTTCTAGCCTTTTTATATATATTTACTCTATTATCTCCATATAAAAAGAAGAAACCTAGTAAGTGTCTTCTTTTTACTTCTGAGCCCATTTTGGCTCTAATTTTCTCACTATCATAGGAATAGTAGGTACTTACTTTTAGTAGTTTTAATCTACTATCTTCTTCTTGCTTTTTCTTTTTAGATATATTGTCTTCATAATAATCACCCCTAATTCAGGGGTTGACTATCCCACTTAGAGATAAATAATGAGTAACTAACTCACTAAATGCAACAATCTTATATATAAGTTCTGTTAAATAGATTGGAGGTCAATCTATTGTTGAAACTGAAACAGTTGTATTTGGGGCAAATCTAAGTCTTCCAAGTAATCTTTGAAATTCTTTTCTTATTTTCTTTTCCCTCTTATTAAAAGGTCTATTTCCAGCCTCAGAAGCTTCCTTAATGGCTACAAAAGTAATTTTTTTTATATTTTTGTGATTTTTAGGAAGCTTTTCTAAAGCTTCCAGAGGATTCTTTATATTTAGTGGATAATATGATTTTTTTACTGTCTTTATTGTTGTTAAGTCTGCCGGATCAGGAGCAGAAATAACACTAAGAACTTTAGCTATTGTCTCTACAGAATGAGCCATTATAGAGGGGGTATCTAATAATGTGCAGAGAGGGAGAATTCCCTCTCTAGAAACTAATCCAAATGATGGTTTGAATCCATATAAAGAGTTATAGGAAGCTGGAACTCTAGCCGATCCTCCTGTATCAGTAACAATTGAAAAGTCAATTAATTTTTTAGAAAGAAGATAAGCTGATCCTGAACTTGATCCTCCTATAACTCTCTTTGGAGAGAGTGGTTGAGTAATTCTACCTTTATGCCCAAAGACTCCTGCAGCTCCCATCCCAAATTCATCTAGAGATGAAGTTATTAAGTGAATAGCTTTTGTTTTTGACAAAAGCTCATGAATGGTAGAAGATTTTGGGGGATAATGATCTGGATTTACTAGTGCACTGGAAGAGCCAGTGCACTGACTATCTTTTATATATATTGAATTCTTTAGAGAGTAAGTTAGATAGTTTATTGAGGGAGAATTCGAATGAAAAAGAGTATTAAAAAATCTAGATCACTTTGTGGACTTTAAAGTTTTTGATACTAATTTTTTTCAATCAGAAGGACCTTCAATTGCCTCATCAGGAATTGAGGATAGTAATTTCCAGTCATAACCTCAAAGGATTCTCCAGAGTTTACTTTCTCTTCTTTGTTTTATTTTGGTGTTTTTTTAGACTTTTTTAAAAACTTGAAAAACTAAATCTAGCGAAGCACTCTAAAGTACTAAAAAATAATTAAAAGTGAAAGAAACTTCTTTAAAGTTTCTAAATCTTTTTTCCTAAAAACTTATCTAATTCATCTAGTGTTAGTTCTTCATGAGAGTGAAAATCTTTAGCTACTTCATCATTAATGGGCATATTGTAGATATCTAAAAGATCGTTTTGCATGGATTCAATTAATTTAACTGTGTCATTAATCTCTTCTTCACTTGCGGAAAGTTGAAGAGATTCAGATCCCTTTATAAGTATTTCTCTTATCTTTTTAGGGTCTAAGAAAAGAGGGGAACCTTTCCCCCTCTCCTCTGACAAACTAGTACATTAACTTAAAGTTTTCTAACTAAAAGTTAAATGTGAAGATGTCTTTAACTTGTCCGGAAACAAATTCCTTAAACTTCTTTGAAGCTTTCAATCTTGGAACTTCTTTTTCAGGAATATCAATCTTTGCCTTAGTTTGAGGATTAATACCTGTTCTTGCAGATCTTTTTACAACTTCAAAAGAACCAAATTCAAGAACATTAACTTTTCCTTCCTTCTTTAGGTTTTCAAGAATTAGATATTGATATTCTCTTAAAACACTAGCAACATTATTTTGAGTGCAACCACACTTATCCGCTAGGTGCTTTATTAATTCGTCTTTCTTCAACATTAGAACTTAACTATTTCTTAGCAGCTGGCAACTTACTTTCAGAAGCAGCTTCCTTTAGTTTCTTTGAGAAAGAAAACTTAGCAACATTAGCTGCTGGAATAACCATAGGTTCTTTTGTCATAAAGTTAACTCCTTTTCTTTCAGGTCTTCTTGAAATTTTGATTTTTCCAATTTCAAGAACATTAACTTCTCCTTGTTCTTTCATTTCTGCAATTGTAATTGCTTGGTAAGCTTTTAGAACTGAATCGATTTGATCTTTTGTCAATCCGGTTTCTCCGGAAATCTTCACTAATAATTCTAACTTTGTCATTACAGAAATTATTATAGCATAAAGATTTTTTGAATTATCTTTTTTTGTAATAAATCTTTAGTGGAGAGTATCTCAAATTGAAGTAATTTCTGAATTGAGTTTCCACTAATCTCATCTGTTGTGTAGTGATATTGTCAGGATTTGAGCATTGAATAATAAATGTTGGAATTGAAGACTTTACCTGAGAAATATTTTCCAGTGTAATAGTCTTCTTAGCCCCTAGTAAGAGCAAATTAGCTCTTCCTAAGAAGCTAGATAATTGTCCTGCAGGAAATAATCTAGATATCTCTGCCTGAACAATAGACAGAGCTTTAAATACATTTTCAAGCTTCTTGGAATACATTGCACTAATAAAAATAATTGGAGCTCATGGAAGAAAGTAGAACTTCTTTCTTACTTGAGCTTCAAATTCTTTTTGCTTTTGCTGACAGTCAGGATGGTAGCTCATTAAGTCCCACTTATTAGCTACTATGACTACAGGTAAGTTAGATTCAAATATTTCTTTAGCTACCTTCTCATCCAAGTGATTTATTGGTTGAGAAGGATCTATAACAAATAAAAGAATATTTGCTGCCTTTATAGCTTTTTTAGATCTGACTCAGCAAAGATGATCTAATTCTTCATTTCTAAGTCCTTCTTTTTTCATCTTTTTTCATCCAGGACTATCTATTAATAAATAAGTTTTCCCATTATGAGAAATACTGTATTCAACTAGGTCTACAGTAGTTCCCTCTATTGGGGATACTATTATTGCATTACTTGAGAGTAATGCGTTGGCTAAAGAAGACTTACCTACATTTACTTTTCCAACTATCCCTAACTTAACTTCAGTATCTTCTTCAATTAATTCTTCTTCTAACTCTCTTTGTTGCTTTTCGTCTCCGAGAATAAAGTTACAAATCTTATCTATTAATTCATATATATTGATATCGTGCTCTGCAGATATCAATATAGGAGAACCAAAACCTAGAGAGTTAGCATGTTCTTTTCATCTACCTTCTTCTTTATTGGAATCTATTTTGTTAGCTGCCAGTATTACTGGACAGTTAGCATATCTATGTATTAATTTAGATAGTTTTCACTCTACTGCCCTAATTCCATCTACTTTGGAAAACATAAAGAGAATAATTGTTGATTCTTTCAATTGATTAATCAATAATTGATTAATCTCACTTTGAAAGTTTGGAGACAACTCTTCAGAGTAACCTCCACTATCAATTAGTATTACTTCATGTTGATCTTTCAACTTAGTTTTTCTCATAACTAAGTCTCTAGTGATAGACTTTCTATTCAAAACAATAGAATGTCTATCTCCTATAAGTCTGTTAAATAATTGGGATTTACCTACATTTGTAGCACCAACTATTAGTACTTTAGGTAATTTCTTATCTCTTCTTGTTGACATTATCTAACCAGTATTTAACTCCCCCTTAAAAGGTTAAAGGGGGGATATCCCCCTAAAGACTAATTGACAAATTCTTCTTTGATTTCTAAATACTTCTCTAATTGAAGTATTAATTTACTTCTATATTTTTCCAACCTTTCCGATCTATCCCAACTGAAACTTAGTTGTCAAGAATAAAAAGTAGCTACAAATGCAAAGTCAACTAATATTTCGGCATCTAACTTTAGAAGCTCAGCTAGTTGAACTATTTTTTCCTTAGAAAGCTGAGCTTCTTTAGCGAAATTACCATATTCTCAATAAATAGTATTTAGTCTTGCTCATTCATAATCTATGAGAACTAATTTTTCATTTCCTTCCTCATCCTCAGAGTGAATTAAGTTTTTGAGACTTATATCATTGTGAGTCAATACTCTCGGAAGATCTTTATGTTTTTCTATTAGCTCTTTATAGATAGGGAAATATTTTTGATATTCTTCCCTATCTTTATCTATTTTTGAGGAAAAATCAAAATGATCATGTAACTCTATATTTCCCAGTTGATCACTGGGAACTGAGTGATATTTACTTGCTAACTCAATAACTTTTTTGAGTGTTTTTTTATCAATAAATCTTGCTTTGAGCTGATCTCCTTCAACTCAGTCATAAATGGCATTTCCAGTTGACTCATCATAGTAGATTAAGTAAGGATCTTTTATTAACTTAAGTACTTCACACTCATTCTTTCTAGAAATAAGGTGATTATTTTCAGCTATTCTTACCTTAAATGTCTTTCCCTCTAGTAGGGTTATTTTGAATATTTGATTAGAAAACCCTACTAATATCTTTTTGAAACTTCTAATTTGAGATCTATATTTAGGAAAATGGTCAAGGAAAAATTTCTTTGCTATTTCCTTAGCCATTTCCTACTTAGTTATTTTTCTACATTCTTTGACTAATAACTCACAAAGATTATTAGAAGTTATTAGTCAACCTGAAGATACATAGTATTTCAGTATTTCACTAGGAGAAGGATTTTCAGTAATTTTTAATTTCACTTCTCCTTCTTTAATACGTTCAATTACTGAAGAATATCTCTTATTTATTTGCATAGCTCCATCTCGTAAATTTACGAGAATGGAGTGAGCATCTACAGTAACAAAAACCTCAGTAGGACCAATTATTCTTACTCTTAGTGGTTGATTGGGATCCAGAACTGGATTCATTTTGAATCTCTCATGTCTAGGTCTCTCCATCTTAGGGATCTGTATTTTATTAAAATTTTAAATTTTGAAGTTATTGTTTTTCAATATCTAATTGAAAAACTCTCAAACTATTTTCAAATACTGTTTTCTTTACTTCAATTAATTTCAGATTTTTTCAATCTGAAATTAATCTCAAAATAGCTCTGCAAACACATTGATTCTGAGCCAAATAAGGAGAATCACTCTCAACTAACACTTTTTTAATATCTATTCACTTTATTAATTCCCTAAATTTAGAAAAATTCCTAAAAACTAGTGGGGAGAATGAAATAAATCATTCTCCATCTAGTGATAGGAATTGTTTTAATTCATCCATATTTCCATCAAAAGAATGAATTATTCCCCTTAAATTGGAATACTCTCTAAGTATTTTTAGTGCTTCACTATAAGCATTTCTTAAGTGAAGCACTAAAGGTAATTTATTTCTAATAGATAATTCAATGTATTCTCTAAATCACTTCTTTTGAATTTCCCAGTCTTCTGGGGAATTGGTTTTAAAGAAATCTAAACCAACTTCCCCAATAGCTACTATTTTTTCTCTATTCTTATTTATCAAGTCTTGCAGACTTGACAAAACTTCTTCTTTCTTTTCTAGACTATCTAGATAAAGGGGATGAACTCCTACAGCAGCAAATACATTAGAAAACTCTCTAGATTGCTTTACTACTACACTTGATTCTGCAAGTGTAGTAGCTACATTTAAATAGAAGAAAGAAGATTCAAATAGAATTCGCTTTCTAAGCTCTAAATTATTTTCAATATGACTAAGGTGAATGTGAGTTTCAAATACTCTATTCTCCTTAGTCAATTAGAAAATAATAATTATTGTATTAGTGATAAGTAGGACTATTTAATACTTATTTAAATATCTCTAAACCTTACAGTTATTATCCCCTACATTTACATAAGTCCTTTAATTCTATTTCTAAGATCATGCCCTACTTATCACTAATAATTCTTTTAGTTGATAGTAGGGTATTAGATCTAGATAGGATATATCTTTCTGAAATCAGAAAGAGATGACCTAAAAAAAATATACTTCCCATTTATACTAAGTCAGACTTATCTTTAGGAGTTAAACATAAGAACTCCTTTAACTTGCTTCAGCCAAGTTCAAGGAGAAAACTAATTAAGTTAATTAGAGAAGAAATTGAAAAGTCTGACTTAGATGACAAAGAGAGAACTAATTCCGCTATTGTTATGGGAGGAGCCAATAGCGGAAAATCTAGCTTTATTAATTTACTAGTAGGAAGAAAAAAAGCTAAAAAATCTCCAGAGCCCGGAACTACTCGGGCTCTTTCTAGACACAAAATTCCCTCAACTAACTTAATAATTTATGACAGTCCTGGAATTTTTCCCCCAAATTTGGGAAGAAATTCCAAAACACTCTTTCAACTCTTAAACTTTCTCCCTTCAACTCCAGACTCTAGAGAAAATTACTCAGAATGAGCTTTTGAATATCTCAAAGAGAACTATCCAGAAAAAATAGTTCTCTTAAGTTCTAACGAAAATCAAGAAAGTTTAGAGAGCTATGATAGTTTCATAAGATCGTTAGCTGAAAAATATAAATTACTAGAAAAGAAAGGGGAACTTTCTTTATTTAGAGCTGAACAAAAATTTGTTGAGCTCATAAGAAAAGGAGCTATTGGAAGAATCACTTGAAAGATATATAATAGCTAAAAATTAGAACAGTTTTTTTAGCTATTATTCTCTTTCCTAGCTAAATAAAAAGGTCGTGATAAGAATCACTAAAGATAAAGATAGATTCTCTAATCACATTAGAGGAAAAAGTCATTTTTTCAGCCTTAAATTGGCTGAAAAAAGTATGCACCAATCTTTGAGCTTTTACTACAGAAAATATTGCTCAAAGAATGAAGCATTCAATAAACACAAAGAGAAGATACTTACAGCTTCTCTGTTTTTATTGACTACTTCTTCATTCTTATATAAGAAAAAGGAAGAAAGTCTCTGTACATTTCACTGAAGAAATTATTTAAAAATATTTTCTAGAAAGGAAGTTGTTCACTTCCTTTTCTGCGCAATACTTTATCTAATAGAGTATGACTACTTCGGAAAAGAAGATAAGAAATTAATAAAAGAATCTATAAAGAAACACTGAAAAGATTCTTTACCTTCTTTTGAGGAAGCTTATCTTCTTTTAATAATTAAGAAAAACACTAATCAAAATGATTTGTGCTTACTTGGAATAAGCTCAGAAAAATACTCTAAATTAGTTTCACTTGCTCTTCAATTATCTGAAATTATTAGATATGAAATTTCAGAAGACTATTCAAAAGTATTGAATTTAATTGAAATTTCAGATGATTGAAAAGAGAGAATGGCAGAGATATTTGGATTCAAATCCGAATATATCTCTTTTCTTTATTTTGTAAATTTAAGAAGAAAGAATAAAAAAGGATTACAGAATAGTTTCATTAAGTTTTGCTGTTGAGTTTCCTTTCTTTTTTCAAGATAAACTAGATTAAGTAATGGCTTCAAAGAAAAAGAAAGTAAATTCAAGAGAAAGATCCAGAAAGAAAGAGCTAAAAAAAGAAAAAATTAGATATGAACTTAGAAGAAAAGTTAAGAAGTCTATTAAGAAACAAATATCTAATCTTTTCCCTGTAGCTTCAAGAGCTTCTGAAGAAGTTATTAGTCCGAAATTACTTCTAGAAAAGAAAAAAGCTCTTTCAGAGCTTTACAAGACTCTTGATAGCAAGCAAAGTAAGGGGTTAATAACTAAAGGAAGAGTTAATAGACTTAAGTCAAGATGTACTATCAAATTCAATAAATTGTTCCTAAATCAAGAGTCTAAAAATACCTAAAAGGGTTAATTAGTTAAAAAAGAGGAGGTTGTCTGCCTCCTCTTTTATTTCCCCATTTCTAGGAATTGGTTTTGTTCTACTCGTTTTCTGGTATATTTCCAGAAAAAAGAGTAGAGAAGAAACTAGTAAGAAGGGAAATAAAAATGATCTCTGATATTTAGTAAAAGAATATTTAAAAGTAACTGATAGACAAGGTTACAGAATAGTTGACTTAACTTTTTATTCAAGAGCGAATACAATTTCGTTCTTGAGAGAGCAAATACTAGAAAATAAAGAGTTTTTAGAGAAAAGGAGAGAAAAACTCTTTAAT from Mycoplasma suis str. Illinois includes the following:
- a CDS encoding TatD family hydrolase yields the protein MTKENRVFETHIHLSHIENNLELRKRILFESSFFYLNVATTLAESSVVVKQSREFSNVFAAVGVHPLYLDSLEKKEEVLSSLQDLINKNREKIVAIGEVGLDFFKTNSPEDWEIQKKWFREYIELSIRNKLPLVLHLRNAYSEALKILREYSNLRGIIHSFDGNMDELKQFLSLDGEWFISFSPLVFRNFSKFRELIKWIDIKKVLVESDSPYLAQNQCVCRAILRLISDWKNLKLIEVKKTVFENSLRVFQLDIEKQ
- a CDS encoding GTPase, whose translation is MPYLSLIILLVDSRVLDLDRIYLSEIRKRWPKKNILPIYTKSDLSLGVKHKNSFNLLQPSSRRKLIKLIREEIEKSDLDDKERTNSAIVMGGANSGKSSFINLLVGRKKAKKSPEPGTTRALSRHKIPSTNLIIYDSPGIFPPNLGRNSKTLFQLLNFLPSTPDSRENYSEWAFEYLKENYPEKIVLLSSNENQESLESYDSFIRSLAEKYKLLEKKGELSLFRAEQKFVELIRKGAIGRITWKIYNS
- the rpsT gene encoding 30S ribosomal protein S20; amino-acid sequence: MASKKKKVNSRERSRKKELKKEKIRYELRRKVKKSIKKQISNLFPVASRASEEVISPKLLLEKKKALSELYKTLDSKQSKGLITKGRVNRLKSRCTIKFNKLFLNQESKNT